One Kiritimatiellia bacterium DNA segment encodes these proteins:
- a CDS encoding RsmB/NOP family class I SAM-dependent RNA methyltransferase, with product MGQDLHSGRRPDIAARQAARATALVAQVAEAVARGQPADATLQFFFRAHRECGSRDRKFMGDLVFSFFRWKGWLPESPLETACALAWALDAGSPHPSATALSGGEPPPPSGRLTLEEKAILVARRLNLDAPPRPADLLPSWVPASLAGHADRFIEAIQRRPPAWVRVRQGHVPAVRAALEREKIPASPQAVVTCALALPGSSPLQRLAPDLRTRFEVQDLASQAVGLLAAPQAGENWWDACAGSGGKALHLADLMGNRGRIVASDIRADALARLRQRARRAGCAIIRMSPAAETGGPPFDGVLVDAPCSGLGTWSRNPDARWRTAAGDPERRAAVQADILGRAAQRVRPGGRLVYSVCTLTRRETLDSTDEFLRAHPEFRLEPGAHPLSGADTDGRFWIWPWDGPCDGMYAARFRRG from the coding sequence ATGGGACAGGATTTGCATTCAGGGCGGCGGCCGGACATCGCGGCGCGGCAAGCCGCGCGCGCGACGGCGCTGGTGGCGCAGGTGGCCGAAGCCGTGGCGCGGGGCCAACCGGCTGACGCCACGCTCCAGTTTTTTTTTCGCGCCCACCGGGAGTGCGGCTCGCGCGATCGCAAGTTCATGGGCGATCTCGTGTTTTCATTTTTCCGCTGGAAGGGCTGGCTGCCGGAATCCCCCCTGGAGACGGCCTGCGCACTGGCGTGGGCCCTCGACGCGGGCAGCCCCCACCCCTCGGCCACAGCCCTGTCCGGCGGCGAACCGCCGCCGCCCTCGGGCCGGCTGACACTGGAGGAGAAGGCCATCCTGGTCGCCCGCCGGTTGAATCTCGATGCGCCGCCCCGACCGGCGGACCTCCTGCCCTCCTGGGTGCCGGCCAGCCTGGCGGGCCACGCCGACCGCTTCATCGAAGCCATCCAGCGGCGCCCGCCCGCCTGGGTGCGCGTCCGGCAGGGCCACGTCCCGGCCGTGCGCGCGGCCCTCGAACGGGAGAAGATCCCCGCTTCGCCGCAGGCCGTGGTGACGTGCGCCCTCGCCCTGCCGGGTTCCTCGCCCCTGCAGCGACTGGCCCCGGACCTCCGGACGCGCTTCGAAGTGCAGGATCTCGCCTCGCAGGCCGTCGGGCTGCTGGCCGCGCCGCAGGCCGGGGAGAACTGGTGGGACGCCTGCGCCGGCTCGGGCGGCAAGGCGCTCCACCTGGCCGACCTCATGGGGAACCGCGGCCGGATCGTGGCCTCGGACATCCGGGCCGACGCGCTGGCGCGGTTGCGTCAGCGCGCCCGCCGGGCCGGTTGCGCCATCATCCGCATGTCGCCCGCGGCAGAAACCGGCGGCCCTCCCTTTGACGGGGTGCTGGTCGACGCCCCCTGCTCCGGGCTCGGCACATGGTCCCGGAATCCCGACGCGCGCTGGCGCACGGCGGCCGGCGATCCCGAACGGCGCGCGGCGGTGCAAGCGGACATCCTGGGGCGCGCCGCGCAGCGGGTAAGGCCCGGAGGCCGCCTCGTGTATTCCGTCTGCACCCTGACCCGCCGCGAAACGCTGGATAGCACGGATGAATTCCTGCGGGCGCATCCCGAATTCCGGCTTGAGCCGGGCGCCCATCCGCTCTCCGGCGCGGACACGGATGGCCGGTTCTGGATCTGGCCATGGGACGGCCCCTGCGACGGGATGTACGCGGCCCGCTTCCGG
- a CDS encoding Crp/Fnr family transcriptional regulator, whose translation MADPADLKTVEFFTGCTEREIRDLAPLCRRVSYRKFQPIYDEGEPSRKVHAVLKGEVVLHKLGDGAREPVRLAVVRAGELFGFGEAMLDTYYTSAGAATACTLLEIGRDDFVRRFLAVPAFRGQVVLALSKIARYLVDKAARGSGLNDLALYLQTLSGQCGEDRMGKIFIRKKLRQPEIASLLNLSREHVTRLFARLKAEGVVDFNRGFPIIDRAWLDRVVRDKDLAASIQYRDAPF comes from the coding sequence ATGGCGGACCCGGCGGACCTTAAGACGGTTGAGTTTTTCACGGGCTGCACGGAGCGGGAAATCCGCGACCTCGCGCCGCTGTGCCGCCGCGTTTCGTACCGGAAATTCCAGCCGATCTACGACGAGGGCGAGCCGTCCCGGAAAGTACACGCCGTCCTGAAGGGCGAGGTGGTTCTCCATAAGCTTGGCGACGGCGCCCGCGAGCCGGTGCGGCTGGCCGTGGTGCGGGCGGGGGAGTTGTTCGGCTTCGGCGAGGCGATGCTCGATACCTACTACACCAGTGCCGGCGCCGCGACGGCCTGCACCCTCCTCGAGATCGGCCGCGATGATTTCGTGCGCCGGTTCCTGGCCGTGCCCGCCTTCCGGGGACAGGTTGTGCTGGCCCTCTCGAAGATCGCGCGCTACCTCGTGGACAAGGCCGCGCGCGGCAGCGGGCTCAACGACCTGGCCCTTTACCTCCAGACCTTGAGCGGCCAGTGTGGAGAAGACAGGATGGGTAAAATATTCATCCGCAAAAAGTTGCGGCAGCCTGAAATCGCCTCGCTGCTGAACTTGAGCCGCGAGCATGTCACGCGCCTGTTCGCCCGGCTGAAGGCCGAGGGAGTCGTGGACTTCAACCGCGGCTTCCCGATCATTGACCGCGCCTGGCTGGACCGGGTGGTGCGGGACAAGGATCTCGCCGCCAGCATACAGTACCGCGACGCGCCGTTCTGA